Part of the Pedobacter roseus genome is shown below.
TTTGTGAAAATGAGTTTAAAGGTAGGCGATATCCCAATGACGGAGGCTTTAAAAGGCGTGGCCAACCTTACGCCAAAATACGATACCCAAAAAGATGTTTTTAAACAATCGTTGGTTTGGTTAGAAGAAGCTAATCAAAACCTGAGCACTTTAATTGCTGCGGGCAATAAAGAGCTAAAGGGTGATATTTACCTTAAAAACGATTTGGTGGCCTGGCAAAAAGTGATCAATACCTTTAAGTTAAGGGTGTTGATCCATTTAAGCAGCAGGGTTGATGATGCAGATCTGCAGGTGAAACAACAGTTTGCTGCCGTATTGGATAACCCTACCAAATACCCTGTAATGGACAGCATGGCCGATAACCTTCAGTTTGTGTACAACGAAAGTTTTAACAAATACCCTAACAATAAGGACAATTTTGGTAATGATGCTTTGCGCTATAACATGGCTGGCACTTATTTAAATACCTTGTCGGGCCTTAAAGATCCACGCGCCTACATGGTAGCAGAACCTGCAAGGGGAATAGCTGAAGCCAATGGATATGCGATTACCGATTACCGCAATTTTGTTGGTGCAAGCTCGGGCGAAGATCAGGGGATAATGTTGGATAAAGTACAGAAAGGTTTGTATTCGCTTATTGGCCGCTACAGGTATTACAGTGGTTATACCGCCGAAAATACTTTCATTATTTCTTACCCGGAATTGTGTTTCATCAAAGCCGAAGGTATTAACCGTGGTTGGGCCAATGGCGATGCCGAAAGCTGGTATAAAAAAGGCATTCAGGCTTCTATCGCCTTTTATGGCATTAAAGATGGAAGTAATGTAGTTACCTTCCTTAAAAAGGATGGCAAGCTTGGCGAGTTCGAAACTTATAACATCAACTTCTCGTTCGAAAGCGATTACTATGCACAGGTTGCGGTTAAATATGCAGGCAATACGGCCGATGGTTTAAAACAGATCCTTACCCAAAAATACCTGGCGTATTTCCGTAATTCAGGTTTCGAAGCTTACTACCAATACCGCAGAACAGGCATCCCTCAATTCCTGACGGGCCCTGGTACAGGTAACAGCCAAAGGATTCCGAAACGTTTTCAGTACACCACTATCGAAAGAACGACTAATGGCGATAACCTTAAAGTGGCATTGCAACGTCAGTATAACGGTGTAGATGATATTAACCTCGCTCCCTGGATCGTTAAATAGGAACAGGTAACCGGCTGATATTCAGTTTTAAAATAAAGAAATGTTCTTCCGCTAAAAACGGAGGGACATTTTCTTAAATAATATTTGATTTATTTTTTGCATAAATAATTTAAAAGCGCTAATATTGCACTCCCAAAACGAACAAGGGTAAGTTTACTGAAAAGTATATATTATCACGTTTTAGGAAACAACCAGCACTCCTTCTTAGCTCAGCTGGTTAGAGCATCTGACTGTTAATCAGAGGGTCGCTGGTTCGAGCCCAGCAGAGGGAGCTGATAATTGGTCAGTTAGCCCCA
Proteins encoded:
- a CDS encoding SusD/RagB family nutrient-binding outer membrane lipoprotein yields the protein MKTIYKILFLFIMVAVCGGCKKEFEDNFKNPNQAESVPPNLVLNGILYDMYEAPFSGSERWNQYTAANYFYYATNNYDWTGASLDYTTLKNVGKMEEEANRLGGEVGKPYLALAKFFKAYFFVKMSLKVGDIPMTEALKGVANLTPKYDTQKDVFKQSLVWLEEANQNLSTLIAAGNKELKGDIYLKNDLVAWQKVINTFKLRVLIHLSSRVDDADLQVKQQFAAVLDNPTKYPVMDSMADNLQFVYNESFNKYPNNKDNFGNDALRYNMAGTYLNTLSGLKDPRAYMVAEPARGIAEANGYAITDYRNFVGASSGEDQGIMLDKVQKGLYSLIGRYRYYSGYTAENTFIISYPELCFIKAEGINRGWANGDAESWYKKGIQASIAFYGIKDGSNVVTFLKKDGKLGEFETYNINFSFESDYYAQVAVKYAGNTADGLKQILTQKYLAYFRNSGFEAYYQYRRTGIPQFLTGPGTGNSQRIPKRFQYTTIERTTNGDNLKVALQRQYNGVDDINLAPWIVK